The Rhodopseudomonas palustris genome window below encodes:
- a CDS encoding lipid A biosynthesis lauroyl acyltransferase — MKVALYRAKLRAQRAAKDVVGKIVGPVAIGALHLARKFDPDKSARLFGAVARKFGRRFPEQRIGRDNLTAAFPDKSPDEIEAILTGVWDNLGRSAAEFAHLDSVWDYDVEHPERSRIEVTGRSLELFEKLRDDGKPALIFASHLGNWELPAVAAVAHGLDTAVLYRRPNIEAADRIVEEIRSVKMGQLVAAGSSAPFKLAQALQDGKHVGMLIDQHFTKGVDVTFFGRTAKANPLLAKLLRQIECPLHGARVIRLPDGRFRAELTEEIEPVRDADGRIDIQGTMQACTSVIESWIRETPEQWLWLHRRWR; from the coding sequence ATGAAGGTCGCCCTTTATCGCGCCAAGCTGCGCGCCCAGCGCGCGGCCAAGGACGTCGTCGGCAAGATCGTCGGGCCGGTGGCGATCGGCGCGCTGCATCTGGCGCGGAAGTTCGATCCCGACAAGAGCGCCCGGCTGTTCGGCGCGGTTGCCCGCAAATTCGGCCGGCGCTTTCCGGAGCAGCGGATCGGCCGCGACAACCTCACCGCGGCATTTCCGGACAAGTCGCCGGACGAGATCGAGGCCATCCTCACCGGCGTCTGGGACAACCTCGGCCGATCGGCCGCGGAGTTCGCGCATCTCGACTCGGTGTGGGACTACGACGTCGAGCATCCCGAGCGCAGCCGCATCGAGGTGACCGGCCGCTCCCTCGAGCTGTTCGAAAAGCTCCGCGACGATGGCAAGCCGGCGCTGATTTTCGCCAGCCATCTCGGCAACTGGGAGTTGCCGGCGGTCGCCGCCGTCGCGCACGGCCTCGACACTGCGGTGCTGTATCGCCGGCCCAATATCGAAGCCGCCGACCGCATCGTCGAAGAAATCCGCTCGGTGAAGATGGGGCAGCTCGTCGCCGCCGGATCGAGCGCGCCATTCAAGCTGGCGCAGGCGCTGCAGGACGGCAAGCACGTCGGCATGCTGATCGATCAGCACTTCACCAAGGGCGTCGACGTCACCTTCTTCGGCCGCACCGCGAAGGCCAACCCGCTGCTGGCAAAGCTGCTGCGCCAGATCGAGTGCCCGCTTCACGGCGCCCGCGTCATCCGCCTCCCCGATGGCCGTTTCCGCGCCGAGTTGACCGAAGAGATCGAGCCGGTCCGCGATGCCGACGGCCGGATCGATATCCAGGGCACGATGCAGGCGTGCACCTCGGTGATCGAAAGCTGGATCCGCGAAACGCCCGAGCAATGGCTGTGGCTGCACCGCCGCTGGCGGTAA
- a CDS encoding beta-ketoacyl-ACP synthase, which translates to MTVTRDKFGRPIVVVTGMGVVTSLGAGKTDNWAKLTAGESGIRTITRFPIDGLKSTMAGTVDFVPVEPFSSVVLGEKLADLATEEAIAQSGIGRKGDFPGPLFLAVAPVELEWLPRQELARATGANTAIDYDALLRVSGGGAFTQYHRRFLFGSVADHLAGTFGTKGSPISLSTACASGASAIQLGVEAIRRGEADAALCVATDGSVNAEALIRFSLLSALSTQNDPPQASSKPFAKNRDGFVMAEGAGALVLESYESAVARGASILGVIAGCGELADNFHRTRSSPDGKPIIGCINKTLADAGMSVDQIDYINAHGTGTPENDKMEYLGISSVFGERASSLPVSSNKSMVGHTLSAAGAVEAIFSLLTLEHQRIPPTINYDVPDPAIPLDVVPNQARDARVTSVMSNSFGFGGQNASLILTREPA; encoded by the coding sequence ATGACCGTGACGCGGGACAAATTCGGCAGACCGATCGTGGTCGTCACCGGCATGGGCGTGGTCACCTCGCTCGGCGCCGGCAAGACCGACAACTGGGCCAAGCTCACCGCCGGCGAATCCGGCATCCGCACCATCACTCGCTTTCCGATCGACGGGCTGAAAAGCACGATGGCCGGCACCGTGGACTTCGTCCCGGTCGAGCCATTCTCCTCGGTCGTGCTCGGTGAAAAGCTCGCCGACCTCGCCACCGAAGAGGCGATCGCGCAGTCCGGTATCGGCCGCAAGGGCGACTTCCCGGGCCCGCTGTTTCTCGCGGTCGCGCCGGTCGAGCTGGAATGGCTGCCGCGTCAGGAATTGGCGCGCGCCACCGGCGCCAACACCGCGATCGATTACGATGCCCTGCTCCGCGTCAGCGGCGGCGGTGCGTTCACGCAATATCATCGGCGCTTCCTGTTTGGCTCGGTCGCCGATCATCTCGCCGGCACCTTCGGTACCAAGGGCTCGCCGATCTCGCTGTCGACCGCTTGCGCCTCCGGCGCGAGCGCGATTCAGCTCGGCGTCGAAGCGATCCGGCGCGGCGAAGCCGATGCGGCGCTTTGCGTCGCGACCGACGGCTCGGTGAACGCCGAAGCGCTGATCCGGTTCTCGCTACTGTCGGCGCTGTCGACCCAAAACGATCCCCCGCAAGCGTCCTCGAAGCCGTTCGCCAAGAACCGCGACGGCTTCGTGATGGCCGAAGGCGCCGGCGCGCTGGTGCTGGAGAGCTACGAGTCGGCGGTGGCGCGCGGCGCGTCGATCCTCGGGGTGATCGCCGGCTGCGGCGAACTCGCCGATAACTTCCACCGCACCCGCTCGAGCCCGGACGGCAAGCCGATCATCGGCTGCATCAACAAGACGCTCGCCGACGCCGGCATGAGCGTCGACCAGATCGACTACATCAACGCCCACGGCACCGGCACGCCCGAGAACGACAAGATGGAGTATCTCGGCATCTCCAGCGTATTCGGCGAGCGCGCTTCGTCGCTGCCGGTATCGTCGAACAAATCGATGGTCGGCCACACCCTGTCGGCCGCCGGCGCGGTCGAAGCGATCTTCTCGCTGCTGACGCTGGAGCATCAGCGGATTCCGCCGACCATCAACTACGACGTGCCGGATCCGGCGATCCCGCTGGATGTGGTGCCCAATCAGGCCCGCGACGCCCGCGTCACCAGCGTGATGTCGAACTCGTTCGGGTTCGGCGGCCAGAACGCCTCGCTGATCCTGACCCGCGAACCGGCCTAA
- a CDS encoding aminotransferase, producing MSNKVFADLPVTVFEAMSQLARDNDAINLGQGFPDDPGPEDIRRTAADAVLNGYNQYPSMMGLPELRQAISTHYAHWHGVQLDPMTEVMVTSGATEALASAILSVVEPGDEVIVFQPVYDSYLPIIRQAGGIPRLVRLEPPHWRITEESLRRVFNAKTKAIVFNNPLNPAAVVYPREDLELLARFCQEFDAVAICDEVWEHVTFDGLSHIPLITIPGMRDRTIKIGSAGKIFSLTGWKVGFVCAAPKLLRVAAKVHQFLAFTTAPNLQAAVAYGLGKSDDYFLQMRKDLARSRDRLAQGLSSIGFPVIRSQGTYFLTVDLSPLGLNETDEAFCKRIVTDYKVAAIPVSAFYEEEPVTSVVRFCFAKKDQTLDTALERLSDAVHGR from the coding sequence ATGAGCAACAAGGTCTTCGCCGATCTCCCGGTCACCGTGTTCGAGGCGATGTCGCAGCTCGCGCGCGACAACGACGCGATCAATCTGGGACAAGGCTTTCCCGACGATCCGGGGCCGGAGGATATCCGTCGCACCGCCGCGGATGCCGTTCTCAACGGCTACAACCAGTACCCGTCGATGATGGGGCTGCCGGAGCTGCGGCAGGCGATTTCGACCCACTATGCGCACTGGCACGGCGTCCAGCTCGATCCGATGACGGAGGTGATGGTGACCTCCGGCGCGACCGAAGCGCTGGCGAGTGCCATCCTGTCGGTGGTCGAACCCGGCGACGAAGTGATCGTGTTCCAGCCGGTGTATGACTCGTATCTGCCGATCATCCGGCAGGCCGGCGGCATTCCGCGGCTCGTTCGTCTCGAACCGCCGCATTGGCGGATCACCGAAGAGTCGCTGCGGCGTGTGTTCAACGCCAAGACCAAGGCGATCGTCTTCAACAATCCGCTGAACCCGGCCGCGGTGGTGTATCCGCGCGAAGACCTCGAATTGCTGGCACGATTCTGCCAGGAGTTCGACGCGGTGGCGATCTGCGACGAGGTGTGGGAGCACGTCACGTTCGATGGCCTCAGCCACATCCCGCTGATCACCATCCCCGGGATGCGCGACCGCACCATCAAGATCGGATCTGCCGGCAAGATCTTTTCGCTCACCGGCTGGAAGGTCGGCTTCGTCTGTGCCGCGCCCAAGCTCCTGCGCGTTGCCGCCAAGGTGCACCAGTTCCTGGCGTTCACCACGGCACCGAACCTGCAGGCGGCCGTCGCCTACGGTCTCGGCAAGAGCGACGATTATTTCCTGCAGATGCGCAAGGACCTGGCCCGCAGCCGCGACCGGCTGGCGCAGGGGCTGTCCAGCATCGGCTTTCCGGTGATCCGCTCGCAGGGCACCTATTTCCTCACCGTCGATCTGTCGCCGCTCGGCCTCAACGAAACCGACGAGGCGTTCTGCAAACGCATCGTCACCGACTACAAGGTCGCGGCGATCCCGGTGTCGGCGTTCTATGAGGAAGAGCCGGTCACCTCGGTGGTGCGGTTCTGTTTCGCCAAGAAGGATCAGACGCTCGACACCGCCCTCGAGCGCCTGTCGGATGCGGTTCACGGGCGCTAG
- a CDS encoding B12-binding domain-containing radical SAM protein produces the protein MELPRRARGDELLVPGKMASLRARLRRLSGQHDLTTVIVSAFDHRTRVLPFVLADTRMAPGGVRSIGSALADVGFDKTRIVLQQWNRNFSPLQMRLDGRIPDLFLVSSMHLHSAECDRLIREACQIEPDKRPLIMVGGPRIRYEPWHVFGGGDPSWAADVAVTGEEYVFLELLDVLLSMRAAGESMRSVFQRARDGGALDEVAGIVYARRASRSGPIEELIDTGVQRLLGDLDELPDPVHGYKLLEAPSNSATLASQALPINRVKRYSPIASIVMTAGCKFRCSYCPIPAYNQSQFRAKSGERIAEEIGQIASTFGIYHFFGADDNFFNDTKRTLDIAGTLARKRSERPFCKVRLGTEVTVHDTVGMRDHLPLIRDAGFAAVWLGVEDMTATLVKKAQDKDKTQLAFKLLRENNILPMPMMMHHDSQPLVTWKSNYGLINQIRLLRQAGSISTQVMMLTPAPGSKWYENVFQSGMAFSRAGDIQVEPHIMDGNYVVASKHPRPWLKQLNLLIAYTYFFNPIRFVSALVFSKSADVFSSAETRPAHEVAHFSPAKRMRRRAWLKFRAHIVDAGAQIYGMIGLAHTYRRTAGWAWRLLRGDIERHDRAPVSPIPMRGVGDKPSDHALPGTVDLRDLEQVTLHGAPAPKLAKSA, from the coding sequence ATGGAACTTCCAAGGCGTGCCCGCGGTGATGAGCTTCTGGTTCCCGGCAAGATGGCGAGCCTCCGCGCGCGCCTCCGCCGGCTGTCGGGGCAGCATGACCTGACGACCGTCATCGTCAGCGCGTTCGATCATCGCACACGCGTCCTGCCCTTCGTGCTCGCCGACACCCGGATGGCGCCCGGCGGAGTCCGGTCGATCGGTTCCGCGCTGGCCGACGTCGGCTTCGACAAGACTCGGATCGTGCTGCAGCAATGGAACCGCAATTTCAGCCCGCTGCAAATGCGACTCGACGGCCGGATTCCGGACCTGTTCCTGGTCTCGAGCATGCATCTGCATTCCGCCGAATGCGATCGCCTGATCCGGGAAGCCTGCCAGATCGAGCCTGACAAACGTCCCCTGATCATGGTCGGCGGACCTCGGATTCGCTACGAGCCGTGGCATGTGTTCGGCGGCGGCGATCCGTCCTGGGCGGCCGATGTGGCCGTCACCGGCGAAGAATATGTCTTCCTCGAATTGCTCGATGTGCTGCTGTCGATGCGCGCGGCCGGCGAGTCGATGCGCTCGGTGTTCCAGCGTGCTCGCGATGGCGGCGCGCTCGATGAGGTGGCGGGCATCGTCTACGCACGCCGCGCCTCGCGTAGCGGTCCGATCGAGGAGCTGATCGACACCGGCGTGCAGCGCCTGCTCGGCGATCTCGATGAGCTTCCCGATCCGGTGCACGGCTACAAGCTGCTGGAGGCGCCGAGCAACAGCGCGACGCTGGCCAGCCAGGCGTTGCCGATCAACCGCGTGAAGCGATACAGCCCGATCGCCAGCATCGTGATGACCGCGGGCTGCAAATTCCGGTGCTCGTACTGCCCGATCCCCGCCTACAACCAGTCGCAGTTCCGAGCCAAGAGCGGTGAACGCATCGCCGAGGAGATCGGGCAGATCGCCAGCACCTTCGGCATCTATCACTTCTTTGGTGCCGACGATAACTTCTTCAACGATACCAAGCGGACGCTGGACATCGCCGGCACGCTCGCGCGCAAGCGCTCCGAACGGCCGTTCTGCAAGGTGCGGCTCGGCACCGAGGTCACGGTGCACGACACCGTCGGGATGCGCGATCACTTGCCACTGATCCGCGATGCGGGCTTTGCGGCGGTGTGGCTCGGCGTCGAGGACATGACCGCAACGCTGGTGAAGAAGGCGCAGGACAAGGATAAGACCCAACTCGCCTTCAAGCTGCTGCGCGAGAACAACATCCTGCCGATGCCGATGATGATGCACCACGACAGCCAGCCGCTGGTGACCTGGAAGTCGAACTACGGCCTGATCAACCAGATCAGGCTGCTGCGGCAGGCCGGCTCCATCAGCACGCAGGTGATGATGCTGACCCCTGCCCCCGGTTCGAAGTGGTACGAGAACGTGTTCCAGTCCGGGATGGCGTTCAGCCGCGCCGGCGATATCCAGGTCGAGCCGCATATCATGGACGGCAACTACGTCGTCGCATCGAAGCACCCGCGGCCCTGGCTGAAGCAGCTCAATCTGCTGATCGCCTATACTTACTTCTTCAACCCGATCCGCTTCGTGAGCGCGCTGGTGTTCTCGAAGTCGGCAGACGTGTTCTCCAGTGCGGAAACCCGTCCCGCGCACGAGGTCGCGCATTTCTCGCCTGCAAAGCGGATGCGGCGGCGCGCCTGGCTGAAATTCCGTGCCCACATCGTCGATGCCGGTGCGCAGATCTATGGCATGATCGGGCTTGCGCACACCTATCGTCGAACCGCCGGCTGGGCGTGGCGGCTGCTGCGCGGCGACATCGAGCGGCATGACCGCGCCCCGGTCAGTCCGATCCCAATGCGGGGCGTCGGCGACAAGCCATCCGACCACGCGTTGCCAGGGACGGTCGATCTACGGGATCTCGAACAGGTTACTCTCCACGGCGCGCCGGCACCGAAACTGGCGAAGTCCGCCTGA
- a CDS encoding polyamine ABC transporter substrate-binding protein, giving the protein MMRDTMRRRLLTLGAGIALSVSLTLPGWAQDRTVNFYNWSNYVAPGVLEDFTRETGIKVVYDTFDANETLETKLLAGKSGYDLVVPTAYFLQRQITAGVFQKLDKSKLPNLKNSWDFVTDKLALYDPGNQFAVNYMWGTTGIGYNVAAVKRILGEGAVIDSWEMIFKPENLAKFKDCGVHMLDSADDILPAALTYLGRDPNSTNKDDLDKAAEVVGKVQPSVRKFHSSEYLNALATGEICLVVAWSGDIKQAQSRAAEAHNGVEIGYAIPKEGAQMFFDNLAIPADAKNVAEAHELINFLYRPDIAARNSDFLSYANGNKTSQDFINPRVLNDKAIYPDADTQGRLFVITARDPATQRTINRLWTRVKTGR; this is encoded by the coding sequence ATGATGCGGGATACGATGCGGCGGCGACTGCTGACTCTGGGCGCGGGGATCGCTCTGTCGGTGTCGCTCACGCTGCCTGGCTGGGCGCAGGACCGCACCGTCAATTTCTACAACTGGTCGAATTACGTCGCACCGGGCGTGCTCGAGGATTTCACCCGCGAGACCGGCATCAAGGTGGTGTACGACACCTTCGACGCCAACGAGACGCTGGAGACCAAGCTGCTCGCCGGCAAGTCCGGCTACGACCTCGTGGTGCCGACCGCTTATTTCCTGCAGCGTCAGATCACCGCCGGCGTATTCCAGAAACTCGACAAGTCGAAGCTGCCGAACCTGAAGAACTCATGGGACTTCGTCACTGACAAGCTGGCGCTGTACGATCCCGGCAATCAGTTCGCCGTCAACTACATGTGGGGCACCACCGGCATCGGCTACAACGTCGCCGCGGTGAAGCGGATTCTCGGCGAGGGCGCCGTGATCGATAGCTGGGAGATGATCTTCAAGCCGGAGAACTTGGCGAAGTTCAAGGACTGCGGCGTCCACATGCTGGATTCCGCCGACGACATCCTTCCGGCAGCGCTGACCTATCTCGGCCGTGATCCGAATTCGACCAACAAGGACGATCTGGACAAGGCCGCCGAGGTTGTCGGCAAGGTCCAGCCTTCGGTGCGCAAGTTCCATTCGTCCGAATATCTCAACGCTCTCGCCACCGGCGAGATCTGCCTGGTGGTGGCGTGGTCGGGCGACATCAAGCAGGCGCAGTCGCGCGCGGCCGAAGCTCATAACGGCGTCGAAATCGGCTACGCGATCCCGAAAGAGGGCGCGCAGATGTTCTTCGACAATCTGGCGATTCCGGCCGACGCCAAGAACGTCGCCGAGGCGCACGAACTGATCAACTTCCTGTACCGGCCCGACATCGCCGCGCGCAATTCAGACTTCCTGTCCTATGCCAACGGCAACAAGACCAGTCAGGACTTCATCAATCCAAGGGTGCTGAACGACAAGGCGATCTATCCGGACGCTGACACCCAGGGGCGGTTGTTCGTGATCACCGCGCGCGATCCCGCGACGCAGCGCACGATCAACCGGCTGTGGACGCGGGTGAAGACGGGGCGCTGA
- a CDS encoding zinc-binding dehydrogenase, producing MRALTLVADRNLVVADLPSPPPPAAGEVQVRIAAVALNHIDVWGYRGMAFVKRKLPIVVGAEASGTIEAVGDGVTTFKPGQKVVMYGALTCGHCKACQEGRDNLCENVGGLIGFHVDGFARELMNIAARLVIPVPDGVDLRDAACAPIAFSTVQHMLFDNAKLQPGETVLVHAGGSGIGTVAIMMAKAIGCTVITTVGDDSKIEGVKKLGADHVINYRQDRFEHECRKITKKKGVDVVFEHVGADTFNGSLLSLKRGGRLVTCGSTSGPTTTLNLMQLFQQQYKIFGSFGATMKNIAESLDKMAAGMLPVIDTEVPLDDVGAALKRMESRQVFGKIIVRF from the coding sequence ATGCGCGCGCTCACCCTCGTTGCCGACCGCAATCTCGTGGTCGCCGACCTGCCGTCTCCTCCGCCCCCGGCGGCTGGCGAGGTGCAGGTCCGCATTGCCGCGGTGGCGCTGAACCACATCGACGTGTGGGGCTATCGCGGCATGGCCTTCGTCAAGCGCAAGCTGCCGATCGTGGTCGGCGCCGAAGCCTCGGGCACGATCGAAGCCGTCGGTGACGGCGTCACCACGTTCAAGCCCGGGCAGAAGGTCGTGATGTACGGCGCGCTGACCTGCGGTCACTGCAAGGCGTGCCAGGAAGGCCGCGACAATCTCTGCGAAAACGTCGGCGGCCTGATCGGCTTCCATGTCGACGGCTTTGCGCGCGAGCTGATGAACATCGCGGCGCGGCTGGTGATCCCGGTGCCGGACGGCGTCGATCTGCGCGACGCCGCCTGCGCGCCGATCGCATTCTCGACCGTGCAGCATATGCTGTTCGACAACGCCAAGCTGCAGCCTGGCGAAACCGTGCTGGTCCACGCCGGCGGCTCAGGCATCGGCACGGTTGCGATCATGATGGCGAAGGCGATCGGCTGCACGGTGATCACCACTGTCGGCGACGATTCCAAGATCGAAGGCGTCAAGAAGCTCGGCGCCGATCACGTCATCAACTATCGCCAGGACCGCTTCGAGCACGAGTGCCGCAAGATCACCAAGAAGAAGGGTGTCGACGTGGTGTTCGAACACGTCGGCGCCGACACCTTCAACGGCTCGCTGCTCAGCTTGAAGCGCGGCGGCCGGCTGGTGACCTGCGGCTCGACCTCGGGCCCGACCACCACCCTCAACCTGATGCAGCTGTTCCAGCAGCAGTACAAAATCTTCGGCTCGTTCGGCGCGACGATGAAGAACATCGCCGAAAGCCTCGACAAGATGGCGGCCGGCATGCTGCCGGTGATCGACACCGAAGTGCCGCTCGACGACGTCGGCGCCGCACTGAAGCGGATGGAAAGCCGTCAGGTGTTCGGCAAGATCATCGTCCGGTTCTGA
- a CDS encoding rhodanese-like domain-containing protein, producing the protein MAGQVEDLTPQEVAQGIADGRYLLVDVREPNEVAAEAYPDAVVVPLSTFDPKAIPDPAGKQVVFACRSGKRSVTASMAAQAAGLAYTRHLAGGILGWKAAGLPTKPGR; encoded by the coding sequence GTGGCAGGCCAGGTTGAAGATTTGACGCCGCAAGAGGTCGCTCAGGGCATCGCCGACGGGCGCTATCTGCTGGTAGACGTTCGCGAGCCGAACGAGGTCGCCGCCGAAGCCTATCCGGACGCCGTGGTTGTTCCGCTCTCGACCTTCGACCCTAAGGCGATCCCCGACCCGGCCGGCAAGCAGGTCGTGTTCGCTTGCCGTTCCGGCAAGCGCTCGGTGACGGCGTCGATGGCCGCCCAGGCCGCGGGTCTCGCCTACACCCGGCACCTCGCCGGTGGCATCCTCGGCTGGAAGGCGGCCGGTCTGCCGACCAAGCCGGGCCGTTGA
- a CDS encoding potassium transporter Kup has product MALSAATTEAPEQTSFWALTLGGIGVVFGDIGTSPLYAFREAVAGAAGGAPASRVLVLGVLSLILWALLIVVTAKYVLLLLRADNNGEGGTLSLMALGRRALGRRSLFLLVLGVIGASMFIGDSMITPAISVLSAIEGLKIAAPALEHYVVPLTVLVLVLLFGVQSHGTAIVARFFGPVMLVWFATLAAMGAMHIMDDPSVLAAINPWYAAQFLASHGTIGLVTLGAVFLAVTGGEALYADLGHFGRRPIQTAWLGFVLPALLINYFGQGALVLSNPAALENPFYKMVPEALVLPLTLMATAATVIASQAVITGAFSLISQAVQLGLLPRFEVRYTSETNAGQIYLPRVNALLLIGVLLLVLLFQTSSRLASAYGIAVSTTMVVDGIMGFVVIWKLWRWNWPAAALVIVPLVLVDAMFFSANLLKLLDGAWVPLLFGLSMAVVIWTWRRGVALLMVKSRRAEVPLDDLIGSLEKHPPHIVKGTAVFLTADAEFVPPALLHNLKHNKVLHEHNVILTIETVHTPRVDAADRIRLVKVSEKFSKVALRFGFMETPNVPKALVLARKLGWEFDIMSTSFFVSRRSLKPAAQSGMWRWQTKLFVALAKSANDATDYFQIPTGRVVEVGAQVTI; this is encoded by the coding sequence CCTGTGGGCGCTGCTGATTGTCGTCACCGCCAAGTACGTGCTGTTGCTGCTGCGCGCCGATAACAACGGCGAAGGTGGCACGCTGTCGCTGATGGCGCTCGGCCGCCGCGCGCTCGGCCGCCGCAGTTTGTTTCTCCTGGTGCTCGGCGTGATCGGTGCGTCGATGTTCATCGGCGACTCGATGATCACGCCGGCGATCTCAGTGCTGTCGGCGATCGAGGGCCTGAAAATCGCGGCCCCCGCGCTCGAACATTACGTCGTGCCGCTGACCGTGCTGGTCCTGGTGCTGCTGTTCGGCGTGCAGAGCCATGGCACCGCGATTGTCGCGCGCTTCTTCGGCCCGGTGATGCTGGTGTGGTTCGCCACGCTGGCGGCGATGGGCGCGATGCACATCATGGACGATCCGTCAGTGCTGGCCGCCATCAACCCGTGGTATGCGGCGCAATTCCTCGCCAGCCACGGCACCATCGGACTGGTGACGCTGGGCGCGGTGTTTCTGGCGGTCACCGGCGGCGAGGCGCTGTACGCCGATCTCGGCCATTTCGGCCGCCGCCCGATCCAGACTGCCTGGCTTGGTTTCGTGCTGCCGGCGTTGCTGATCAATTACTTCGGCCAGGGTGCGCTGGTACTGTCGAATCCGGCTGCGCTGGAAAACCCATTCTACAAGATGGTGCCCGAGGCGCTGGTGTTGCCGCTGACGCTCATGGCGACCGCAGCGACCGTGATCGCCAGCCAGGCTGTGATCACCGGCGCATTCTCGCTGATCAGCCAGGCGGTGCAGCTCGGGCTGCTGCCGCGGTTCGAGGTGCGCTACACCTCCGAGACCAATGCCGGTCAGATCTACCTGCCGCGTGTCAACGCGTTGCTGCTGATCGGCGTCTTGCTGCTGGTGCTGCTGTTTCAGACCTCGAGCCGGCTCGCCTCTGCCTATGGCATCGCGGTCTCCACCACGATGGTGGTCGACGGCATCATGGGCTTCGTGGTGATCTGGAAACTGTGGCGCTGGAACTGGCCGGCCGCGGCGCTGGTGATCGTGCCGCTGGTGCTGGTCGATGCGATGTTCTTCAGCGCCAATCTGCTGAAGCTGCTCGACGGCGCCTGGGTGCCGCTGCTGTTCGGCCTCTCGATGGCGGTGGTGATCTGGACGTGGCGGCGCGGCGTCGCGCTGCTGATGGTCAAGTCGCGCCGGGCCGAGGTGCCGCTCGACGATCTGATCGGCAGCCTGGAGAAACATCCGCCGCACATCGTCAAGGGCACCGCGGTGTTTCTGACCGCCGATGCCGAATTCGTGCCGCCGGCGCTGCTGCACAATCTCAAGCACAACAAGGTGCTGCACGAGCATAATGTGATCCTGACGATCGAGACCGTTCACACTCCGCGGGTCGACGCGGCCGACCGGATCAGGCTGGTGAAGGTCAGCGAGAAGTTCAGCAAGGTGGCGCTGCGGTTCGGCTTCATGGAGACGCCGAACGTGCCGAAGGCGCTGGTGCTGGCGCGCAAGCTCGGCTGGGAGTTCGACATCATGTCGACCTCGTTCTTCGTGTCGCGCCGCTCGCTGAAGCCGGCCGCGCAATCGGGGATGTGGCGGTGGCAGACCAAGCTGTTCGTCGCTCTCGCCAAGTCGGCCAACGACGCCACCGACTACTTCCAGATCCCGACCGGCCGGGTGGTCGAGGTCGGTGCCCAGGTCACCATCTAG
- a CDS encoding beta-ketoacyl-ACP synthase codes for MADTNTSRAEPIEAWITGIGLASSLAEGLDAHWDALTERRVNVDTTGFAPYVVHPLAPLSFDKQIPKKGDQRQMEAWQRIGTYAAGLALESAGIKGNTEILSRMDMIVAAGGGERDLAVDSAVLNGEGYGTVPPNALNERLMNDLRPTLFLAQLSNLLAGNIAIVHGVTGSSRTFMGEEEAGVDAARIALARIAAGQSDIALIGAAQNGERKDLLMLYEFGDFNLKDNYAPVFARGPKGGFALGSGAAFLVIESKAHAQARGAKPYARLKNVVADQSRRRNAGDVTASLEKLWSQLGPRDGATAIITGATGAEPVTAEETAFLRNHSGTPVRGTATPFGHVMEAQFPLGIALAALSLSRGALYPPNDPTGLEVEMSKTPDQIVVIGAGHWRGEGMALVEAVR; via the coding sequence ATGGCTGACACCAACACGTCCCGCGCCGAACCGATCGAAGCCTGGATTACCGGCATCGGCCTCGCCAGCTCGCTGGCCGAGGGGCTCGACGCCCATTGGGATGCGCTGACCGAGCGCCGCGTCAACGTCGATACCACCGGTTTTGCGCCGTACGTCGTGCACCCGCTGGCGCCGCTCAGCTTCGACAAGCAGATCCCCAAGAAGGGCGATCAGCGCCAGATGGAAGCCTGGCAGCGGATCGGCACCTATGCGGCCGGTCTGGCGCTCGAGTCCGCCGGCATTAAAGGCAACACCGAGATCCTGTCGCGGATGGACATGATCGTCGCCGCCGGCGGCGGTGAGCGCGACCTTGCGGTCGATTCCGCCGTGCTCAATGGCGAAGGTTACGGCACCGTGCCGCCGAACGCGCTCAACGAGCGCCTCATGAACGACCTGCGCCCCACCCTCTTCCTCGCCCAGCTCTCCAATCTGCTCGCCGGCAACATCGCGATCGTGCACGGCGTCACCGGGTCATCGCGCACCTTCATGGGTGAAGAGGAAGCCGGCGTCGACGCCGCACGGATTGCGCTGGCGCGGATTGCGGCCGGCCAAAGCGATATCGCGCTGATCGGCGCCGCCCAGAACGGCGAGCGCAAAGATCTGCTGATGCTGTACGAGTTCGGCGACTTCAATCTGAAGGACAACTACGCGCCGGTGTTTGCGCGCGGTCCCAAGGGCGGTTTCGCGCTCGGCTCGGGCGCGGCGTTCCTGGTGATCGAGTCGAAGGCGCATGCGCAGGCGCGCGGCGCCAAGCCGTATGCGCGGCTAAAGAACGTCGTCGCCGACCAGTCGCGCCGCCGCAACGCCGGCGACGTCACGGCGTCGCTGGAGAAGCTGTGGTCGCAGCTCGGCCCGCGCGATGGCGCCACCGCGATCATCACCGGCGCAACCGGTGCCGAGCCGGTGACCGCGGAGGAAACCGCATTCCTGCGCAATCACTCCGGCACCCCGGTGCGCGGCACCGCGACGCCGTTCGGCCATGTGATGGAAGCGCAATTCCCGCTCGGTATCGCGCTCGCGGCGTTGTCGCTGTCGCGCGGCGCGCTGTATCCGCCGAACGACCCGACCGGTCTCGAAGTTGAAATGAGCAAGACCCCCGACCAGATTGTCGTGATCGGGGCGGGCCACTGGCGCGGCGAAGGCATGGCGCTGGTCGAGGCCGTTCGGTAA